In a genomic window of Armatimonas rosea:
- a CDS encoding FKBP-type peptidyl-prolyl cis-trans isomerase: protein MQETTLAPEVKAALTRCFAAHKALRSYSAEVAITVRGAPNQREGRVRVSLQRPDHLRLECDGPRALSGTRLVVATDGFVYSADSKTRSYKAEAVPHDGNPLAVALDETGLIPLPIFSKLFSEPDGLETCLAMFKTLTLDPGTLTFHGDSGGSWLLRFDPKDKILREVSYTQGTALTFREVYQTVRVNPALPTTLWWFEPPAGYRDQDGPPEVFPPAPSLGKGAVKTAAGLVYLDLKVGKGPAAVKGSQVAFHYKSTLTNGRPCGSSREEGSGQPMRFTVPGQVLPALNDAVLGMRPGGRRKLIVPPALAFGERGSGKVIPGNATIIMEIEMLDVKEPHGQ from the coding sequence ATGCAAGAGACAACGCTCGCTCCCGAGGTCAAGGCCGCCCTGACCCGCTGTTTTGCGGCACACAAGGCACTGCGCTCCTACTCCGCCGAGGTCGCCATCACGGTTCGGGGAGCTCCCAACCAGCGCGAGGGACGGGTCCGGGTCTCCCTCCAGCGGCCCGATCACCTGCGCTTGGAGTGCGATGGCCCCCGAGCGCTGAGCGGGACGCGGCTCGTGGTGGCTACCGATGGCTTTGTCTACAGCGCCGATTCCAAGACACGGAGCTACAAGGCGGAGGCTGTCCCCCACGACGGGAACCCGCTTGCCGTGGCGCTCGATGAGACCGGGCTGATTCCGCTACCCATCTTTAGCAAGCTCTTCTCCGAGCCCGACGGCCTGGAGACCTGCCTGGCAATGTTTAAGACCCTCACCCTAGACCCTGGGACACTGACCTTTCACGGCGACTCCGGTGGGAGCTGGTTGCTGCGCTTTGACCCGAAGGACAAGATTCTTCGTGAGGTGAGCTATACCCAGGGAACTGCGCTGACCTTTCGTGAGGTCTATCAGACAGTGCGTGTCAATCCTGCTCTCCCCACAACTCTCTGGTGGTTCGAGCCGCCGGCGGGCTACCGCGACCAAGACGGGCCGCCGGAGGTGTTTCCGCCCGCTCCCTCGCTTGGGAAGGGGGCTGTCAAGACTGCCGCCGGGCTGGTCTATCTGGACCTAAAGGTGGGGAAGGGGCCGGCCGCTGTCAAGGGATCGCAGGTGGCGTTTCACTACAAGAGTACCCTCACCAATGGGCGGCCCTGTGGCTCGTCGCGGGAGGAAGGGAGTGGCCAGCCCATGCGCTTCACCGTGCCTGGCCAGGTGCTCCCCGCCCTGAACGATGCCGTACTGGGGATGCGGCCCGGGGGACGGCGCAAGCTTATCGTCCCGCCCGCACTTGCCTTTGGGGAGCGTGGCTCGGGGAAGGTGATCCCAGGCAACGCC